A part of Streptomyces sp. NBC_00557 genomic DNA contains:
- a CDS encoding ArnT family glycosyltransferase has translation MTTMPTAQSTGPQGRHRTSRRRDGRPEALASWERPALAAVLVVAALLYGWGMGHAAIHPYYSAAIRSMASTWRAFFFGGLDPSGSITLDKLPGAFWPEAVSVWIFGPHTWAVALPQVVEGVLTVWLLHRIVRVWAGKLAALIAALTLTLTPVTVVLNRATIPDTALTLLLVAAAGALQKALRTERLAPLITCGVWVGLAFQTKMLQAWLVLPVFAVVYQLAATGTPLRRALRLLLTGAVALGVSCSWALLAWITPAAHRPYVDGTSNNNPFSLVFGYNGLSRFSDDDTAFGAVSGTAASRTSGNTGWGMLVNHTVGPQIAWFLPLAVLAAVLGVVWQAREPRTDPLRAGFLLWGGWLAVHAVVFSVSNGNHPYYTAVIAPAVAALAGGGLALFRSVYDTGGRRRVWLPTALLLTVLWALVLDVPTLFASWLLLPAVGLAACSVVGLWTGGSRVTSGMFQGSVAAGIAATLLLPAGWSAAALDPLYAGASTSPTAGPVGKAYRSAVHNRSALRRVELDRPSTRDTTLLDYLAEHRHGEKYLVATQAAYPAERLLRARSEPILVMGGFTGKTPFPTAQQLGALVASHQLRYALLTPLRPTTPATTWVKSHCTRIRSGAYGWRTRGSFLLYDCRVQA, from the coding sequence ATGACCACCATGCCCACCGCCCAGAGCACCGGCCCGCAGGGCCGCCACCGGACATCGCGCCGCCGCGACGGCCGGCCGGAGGCTCTGGCATCCTGGGAGCGGCCCGCGCTGGCCGCGGTGCTGGTCGTCGCCGCGCTGCTGTACGGCTGGGGCATGGGACACGCCGCCATCCACCCCTACTACAGCGCGGCGATACGGTCGATGGCCTCCACCTGGCGGGCCTTCTTCTTCGGCGGACTCGACCCCAGCGGTTCGATCACACTCGACAAGCTGCCGGGGGCCTTCTGGCCGGAGGCCGTCTCCGTCTGGATCTTCGGCCCGCACACCTGGGCGGTCGCGCTGCCGCAGGTCGTCGAGGGTGTGCTCACCGTGTGGCTGCTGCACCGGATCGTACGGGTGTGGGCCGGGAAGCTCGCCGCGCTGATCGCCGCGCTGACGCTCACCCTCACTCCGGTGACCGTGGTGCTCAACCGGGCCACCATCCCGGACACGGCGCTCACCCTGCTGCTGGTGGCGGCCGCCGGAGCCCTGCAGAAGGCGCTCCGCACCGAGCGGCTCGCGCCGCTGATCACCTGTGGGGTCTGGGTCGGGCTCGCCTTCCAGACGAAGATGCTGCAGGCGTGGCTGGTGCTGCCGGTCTTCGCCGTCGTCTACCAACTCGCCGCGACCGGCACGCCGTTGCGACGGGCGCTGCGCCTGCTGCTGACCGGGGCGGTCGCGCTGGGCGTCTCCTGCTCCTGGGCACTGCTCGCCTGGATCACGCCCGCCGCACACCGCCCGTACGTGGACGGCACGTCCAACAACAACCCCTTCAGCCTGGTCTTCGGCTACAACGGCCTGAGCCGCTTCAGCGACGACGACACCGCGTTCGGGGCCGTGTCGGGAACCGCCGCCAGCCGGACCTCCGGCAACACCGGCTGGGGCATGCTGGTCAACCACACCGTCGGCCCGCAGATCGCCTGGTTCCTGCCGCTCGCCGTGCTCGCCGCCGTCCTGGGCGTGGTCTGGCAGGCCCGCGAACCGCGCACCGACCCGTTGCGCGCCGGTTTCCTCCTCTGGGGTGGCTGGCTGGCCGTGCACGCCGTGGTGTTCAGCGTCTCCAACGGCAACCACCCCTACTACACGGCCGTGATCGCGCCGGCCGTCGCCGCGCTCGCCGGCGGCGGGCTCGCCCTCTTCCGGTCCGTGTACGACACGGGCGGCCGGCGGCGCGTGTGGCTGCCGACGGCCCTCCTGCTGACGGTGCTGTGGGCGCTGGTGCTCGACGTGCCGACCCTGTTCGCCTCCTGGCTGCTGCTGCCGGCCGTGGGCCTCGCGGCGTGCAGCGTGGTGGGCCTGTGGACCGGAGGGTCACGCGTCACCAGCGGGATGTTCCAGGGCTCCGTGGCCGCCGGAATCGCGGCCACTCTGCTGCTGCCCGCCGGCTGGTCCGCCGCCGCCCTCGACCCGCTCTACGCGGGCGCCTCCACGTCGCCCACGGCCGGTCCGGTCGGCAAGGCCTACCGCAGCGCCGTGCACAACCGGTCCGCTCTGCGCCGGGTGGAGCTCGACCGGCCCAGCACCCGCGACACCACCCTGCTCGATTACCTCGCCGAGCACCGTCACGGCGAGAAGTACCTGGTCGCCACCCAGGCCGCCTACCCGGCGGAACGTCTGCTGCGCGCCCGGTCCGAGCCCATCCTCGTGATGGGCGGCTTCACCGGCAAGACGCCCTTCCCCACCGCCCAGCAGCTCGGCGCCCTGGTCGCCTCGCACCAGCTCCGTTACGCGCTGCTCACGCCGCTGCGCCCCACCACCCCGGCCACGACCTGGGTGAAGTCCCACTGCACCCGCATCCGCTCCGGGGCCTACGGCTGGCGCACCAGGGGCAGCTTCCTCCTCTACGACTGCCGCGTGCAGGCCTGA
- a CDS encoding alpha/beta hydrolase family protein, giving the protein MHHRRPRHHRRLIARAVGTAGVLAVALGAGVTPSMAAGKSSSNPTATGSSPDEDATNWAPDNDSAALPQGAHPAATLARGRASTVQLKLPAPSGPYQVGTFSQHLVDKSRTDPYVPGNRARELMVTYWYPASSTSGHPVAPWMPSASGAHFLRSRGLSPQQVSLPQTSSHVLAPVSTKLGKLPVLLYSTGLHSDRAMGTALAEDLASRGYIVIAVDHTHDANEVEFPGGRLEVNTMPSGAHSSDTLNVRAADIKFVINQLGTIAKGGNPDVDHAKLPSGLSKTVDTSRIGMFGWSLGGAAVDTAMQLDHRIAAGANLDGQFFGTAPSKDLNRPFMLFSSGTHNRNNDSSWRKLWPHLKGYRVDIQLHGSRHLSFSDNEWLVPQVAPLLGMSQDQVRQQYGTIDPNRAIKIQRVYLAAFFDQELRKKHSTLLDGPSKSYPEIAFVR; this is encoded by the coding sequence ATGCACCACCGCAGACCGCGTCACCACCGCAGACTCATAGCCCGAGCGGTCGGTACCGCCGGTGTGCTCGCCGTCGCTCTGGGTGCCGGGGTGACGCCGTCGATGGCCGCCGGGAAGTCGTCTTCCAATCCCACGGCCACCGGGTCGTCGCCCGACGAGGACGCTACGAACTGGGCGCCTGACAACGACAGCGCGGCTCTGCCCCAGGGCGCGCACCCCGCCGCCACGCTCGCCCGCGGCCGGGCCTCCACCGTCCAGCTCAAGCTTCCCGCGCCGAGCGGGCCCTACCAGGTGGGCACCTTCAGCCAGCACCTCGTCGACAAGTCCCGCACCGACCCGTACGTGCCGGGCAACCGCGCGCGCGAGCTGATGGTGACGTACTGGTACCCGGCCTCCTCCACCTCCGGGCACCCGGTGGCACCGTGGATGCCGTCGGCATCCGGCGCCCACTTCCTCCGCTCGCGGGGCCTGTCGCCGCAGCAGGTCTCGCTGCCGCAGACCTCCAGCCATGTGCTGGCCCCGGTCAGCACCAAGCTCGGCAAGCTGCCCGTGCTGCTGTACTCGACCGGGCTGCACTCGGACCGCGCGATGGGCACCGCCCTGGCCGAGGATCTCGCCAGCCGGGGCTACATCGTCATCGCCGTCGACCACACGCACGACGCGAACGAGGTGGAGTTCCCGGGCGGACGGCTCGAGGTCAACACCATGCCGTCGGGCGCGCACTCCTCCGACACGCTCAACGTGCGGGCTGCGGACATCAAGTTCGTCATCAACCAGCTCGGCACCATCGCCAAGGGCGGCAACCCGGACGTCGACCACGCCAAGCTCCCCTCCGGTCTGTCGAAGACCGTGGACACGTCCCGCATCGGGATGTTCGGCTGGTCGCTGGGCGGCGCCGCGGTCGACACGGCCATGCAGCTCGACCACCGCATCGCCGCCGGAGCCAACCTGGACGGCCAGTTCTTCGGCACCGCGCCGAGCAAGGACCTGAACCGCCCGTTCATGCTCTTCAGCTCCGGCACCCACAACCGCAACAACGACTCGTCGTGGCGCAAGCTGTGGCCGCACCTCAAGGGCTACCGGGTCGACATCCAGCTCCACGGCTCCAGGCACCTGTCGTTCAGCGACAACGAGTGGCTGGTGCCGCAGGTGGCGCCGCTGCTCGGCATGTCGCAGGACCAGGTGCGGCAGCAGTACGGCACGATCGACCCCAACCGGGCGATCAAGATCCAGCGCGTGTATCTCGCCGCCTTCTTCGACCAGGAGCTGCGCAAGAAGCACAGCACCCTGCTGGACGGGCCCTCCAAGAGCTACCCGGAGATCGCCTTCGTCCGCTGA
- a CDS encoding DUF4132 domain-containing protein, whose translation MPIDALVTESLRNDALDPVRSAALHRVPWLVDLLERQRAEFRQALGHEYRRARETGAAVQAEIDRRLAACADEEGRAAVLCLMLSARFDDTSLWHYDTELQSLISRVRGWTPDEVAVMLRRATEYDMDFWFANSLRLVLDAADQLDADGRRAVLPWLRHAHTTLMDTTVGARLRATLAQRLRALLAGADEALVPDGLIPAHAAWAAPLRDRANSSPTPELARLLRHLASLSSPRPARSWRRTCLDLMDAASARDAVTGVLRALAEGDPLCSRGSGAHTGWVGDGYHYHYLVHQNDGDLARGVVWAAALTGGPAEARHLGALAERAGAPGTDVIEELKLAGAAINALAEMDDTASLEALWRLQSRIRHRALRKQLGTALVTAAGKQGITPQQLVERSVPDHGLAPDGFLEREVGGYRIRLAIEEAATVRLTFTHPDGTTSRTAPAALKDGFAEELRALKALAKEVRATLSGERARVEALLSAGREWPYDEWCRHYRDHPVTGALTRGLIWEFQDADGQWRAVAPAAEPPGRPERVRLWHPIRASADEIRAWRERLVAERLRQPFKQAFREIYLLTPAEEETGVYSNRFAAHIVHYRQLYALFKERGWQANFLGRYDGGYDGRARAEFGDGEWRACFHHEPAADDDHGYAPEHATTDQVRFERRQGRRWQEVALDQVPPLVFSEAMRDVDLFVGVTSIAADPDWTDRGEDRYAAYWRTAGFGALTTSAEVRREALERILPRLRIADRCTLDGRFLVVRGDLRTYRIHLGSANILMEPDDSYLCIVPARGKGAGTVFLPFEDDRLSLILSKAFLLAADTKITDETILLQIKRGA comes from the coding sequence ATGCCGATCGACGCCCTGGTGACCGAATCCCTCAGAAACGACGCGCTGGACCCTGTGCGGTCTGCGGCGCTCCACCGCGTGCCCTGGCTCGTGGATCTCCTGGAACGCCAACGCGCGGAGTTCCGGCAGGCTCTGGGCCACGAATACCGGCGGGCCAGGGAGACCGGCGCGGCGGTCCAGGCGGAGATCGACCGGCGGCTCGCCGCCTGCGCGGACGAGGAGGGCAGGGCCGCCGTCCTGTGCCTCATGCTGTCGGCCCGCTTCGACGACACGAGCCTGTGGCACTACGACACCGAGCTGCAGTCCCTGATCTCCCGGGTGCGGGGGTGGACGCCCGACGAGGTCGCGGTGATGCTCCGGCGCGCCACCGAGTACGACATGGACTTCTGGTTCGCGAACTCACTGAGGCTGGTGCTGGACGCCGCCGACCAGCTCGACGCCGACGGCCGCCGCGCGGTCCTGCCCTGGCTGCGGCACGCACACACCACCCTCATGGACACCACGGTCGGGGCGCGCCTGCGGGCGACGCTCGCCCAGCGTCTGCGCGCGCTGCTCGCCGGCGCCGACGAGGCACTCGTCCCCGATGGCCTGATCCCCGCCCACGCCGCCTGGGCAGCCCCGCTGCGCGACCGTGCCAACTCCTCTCCCACACCGGAACTGGCCAGGCTGCTACGGCACTTGGCGAGCCTGTCGAGCCCACGGCCCGCCCGGAGCTGGCGGCGAACCTGCCTCGACCTCATGGACGCGGCATCGGCACGGGATGCCGTGACCGGTGTCCTGCGGGCACTGGCCGAGGGCGATCCGCTGTGCAGCAGGGGAAGCGGTGCGCACACTGGCTGGGTCGGCGACGGCTACCACTACCACTACCTGGTCCACCAGAACGACGGTGACCTCGCGCGCGGCGTCGTCTGGGCGGCCGCGCTGACCGGCGGCCCGGCCGAGGCGCGGCACCTCGGCGCGCTGGCCGAACGTGCCGGCGCGCCGGGCACCGACGTGATCGAAGAACTCAAGCTCGCGGGTGCGGCGATCAACGCGCTGGCCGAGATGGACGACACGGCCTCGCTGGAGGCCCTGTGGCGGCTGCAGTCCCGGATCCGGCACCGGGCCCTGCGCAAGCAGCTCGGCACCGCGCTGGTCACGGCGGCAGGAAAGCAGGGCATCACGCCGCAGCAACTCGTCGAGCGCAGCGTGCCGGACCACGGCCTGGCCCCGGACGGGTTCCTGGAACGGGAGGTGGGCGGATACCGGATACGGCTGGCGATCGAGGAGGCGGCCACCGTACGGCTCACTTTCACACACCCCGACGGAACGACCTCCCGCACCGCTCCGGCCGCGCTGAAGGACGGCTTCGCGGAGGAACTGCGGGCGTTGAAGGCCCTGGCCAAAGAGGTGCGGGCCACACTGTCGGGGGAACGGGCCCGCGTGGAGGCGCTGTTGTCCGCCGGACGCGAGTGGCCGTACGACGAGTGGTGCCGCCACTACCGCGACCATCCGGTCACCGGGGCCCTCACCCGCGGCCTGATCTGGGAGTTCCAGGACGCGGACGGCCAGTGGCGCGCGGTCGCGCCGGCGGCCGAGCCACCCGGCCGGCCCGAACGGGTCCGTCTGTGGCATCCGATCCGGGCCTCGGCGGACGAGATCAGGGCGTGGCGCGAGCGGCTCGTCGCCGAGCGGCTGCGGCAGCCGTTCAAGCAGGCCTTCCGGGAGATCTATCTCCTCACCCCGGCGGAGGAGGAGACCGGGGTCTACTCCAACCGGTTCGCCGCCCACATCGTCCACTACCGGCAGCTCTACGCCCTGTTCAAGGAACGCGGCTGGCAGGCGAACTTCCTCGGCCGCTACGACGGCGGCTACGACGGGCGGGCCCGGGCCGAGTTCGGCGACGGCGAGTGGCGGGCCTGCTTCCACCACGAGCCCGCCGCGGACGACGACCACGGCTACGCGCCCGAGCACGCCACGACGGACCAGGTCCGCTTCGAACGGCGGCAGGGCCGGCGCTGGCAGGAGGTCGCACTGGACCAGGTGCCTCCGCTGGTGTTCAGCGAGGCGATGCGCGACGTCGACCTCTTCGTGGGCGTGACCTCGATCGCCGCCGATCCCGACTGGACCGACCGGGGCGAGGACCGCTACGCCGCGTACTGGCGGACGGCCGGGTTCGGCGCGCTGACGACGAGCGCCGAGGTCCGCCGCGAAGCCCTGGAACGGATCCTGCCCCGCCTGAGGATCGCCGACCGGTGCACGCTGGACGGCCGCTTCCTGGTCGTCCGCGGGGATCTGCGGACGTACAGGATCCATCTGGGCTCGGCCAACATCCTGATGGAACCGGACGACAGCTACCTGTGCATCGTCCCGGCACGTGGCAAGGGCGCCGGCACGGTGTTCCTGCCGTTCGAGGACGACCGGCTCTCCCTGATCCTCAGCAAGGCCTTCCTGCTCGCCGCCGACACGAAGATCACCGACGAGACCATTCTCCTGCAGATCAAGCGAGGCGCCTGA
- a CDS encoding DUF7873 family protein, which translates to MAKLNQIIAVEKGVKSKSLQDITAAHHKVQKPALLAGISRTYQPKDEEGEQLPPESTRVQVQAEDVLREMSASLTRLFDVTATKDWANCTARADVTVDGRTILTDVPVSYLLFLEKQLTDLHPFVKKLPTLDAAESWSHDPSTDWWKTDPVRTIRTKKVPRNHVKAEATDKHPAQVEVYYEDVPIGYWTTVKFSGALPARRVNELVDRVEKLQQAVKFAREEANSAEVTDQRVGDAVFGYLLG; encoded by the coding sequence GTGGCGAAACTGAACCAGATCATCGCTGTCGAGAAGGGTGTCAAGAGCAAGTCGCTCCAGGACATCACCGCCGCGCACCACAAGGTGCAGAAGCCGGCCCTGCTGGCCGGCATCTCTCGCACGTACCAGCCCAAGGACGAGGAGGGCGAGCAGCTGCCGCCCGAGTCCACGCGGGTACAGGTGCAGGCCGAGGATGTACTGCGGGAGATGTCCGCGTCGCTCACCCGGCTCTTCGACGTGACCGCCACCAAGGACTGGGCGAACTGCACGGCGCGAGCGGACGTCACGGTCGACGGCCGGACGATCCTCACCGACGTCCCGGTCAGCTACCTCCTCTTCCTGGAGAAGCAGCTCACCGACCTGCACCCGTTCGTCAAGAAGCTGCCCACCCTCGACGCCGCCGAGTCCTGGTCCCACGACCCGTCCACGGACTGGTGGAAGACGGACCCGGTGCGCACGATCCGGACGAAGAAGGTCCCCCGCAACCACGTCAAGGCGGAGGCGACCGACAAGCACCCGGCCCAGGTCGAGGTGTACTACGAGGACGTGCCCATCGGGTACTGGACGACCGTGAAGTTCTCCGGAGCGCTCCCGGCGCGGCGGGTGAACGAGCTGGTGGACCGGGTCGAGAAGCTGCAGCAGGCGGTGAAGTTCGCCCGCGAGGAGGCCAACAGCGCCGAGGTCACCGACCAGCGGGTCGGCGACGCGGTGTTCGGCTACCTGCTCGGCTGA